One Brassica napus cultivar Da-Ae chromosome A5, Da-Ae, whole genome shotgun sequence DNA window includes the following coding sequences:
- the LOC106442614 gene encoding callose synthase 2-like, protein MANLESEVVPSSLVEVAPILRLANDVEASNPRVAYLCRFYAFEKACKIDPTSSRRGVRQFKTALLRRLEHDQDETLRADRQKGSDACEMQSFYQHYNKTYIQPLLDAADKADRAQLKKAYQTDAIFLEVLKSLKVEVADEVMEAHTKIIERIQILCALEDDDDIFEEYLKNQL, encoded by the exons ATGGCTAATCTGGAGAGTGAAGTGGTGCCATCATCTCTTGTGGAGGTAGCACCAATCCTTCGTTTAGCCAATGATGTAGAAGCTAGTAACCCTCGTGTTGCTTACTTAT gtCGGTTTTATGCTTTTGAGAAGGCATGCAAGATTGATCCCACATCAAGTCGTCGTGGTGTTCGCCAGTTCAAGACTGCGCTTCTTCGACGCTTAGAACAT GATCAGGATGAAACACTTCGTGCAGATAGGCAGAAGGGTAGTGATGCTTGCGAAATGCAAAGCTTTTATCAACACTACAACAAGACATATATTCAGCCTTTGCTAGACGCTGCTGACAAAGCTGACCG TGCTCAACTCAAAAAGGCATATCAAACTGACGCTATTTTCCTTGAAGTCTTGAAGTCGTTAAAAGTGGAAGTGGCTGATGAG GTTATGGAAGCCCACACAAAGATCATTGAAAGAATCCAGATTTTATGTGCCttagaagatgatgatgacatTTTTGAGGAATACCTCAAGAACCAATTGTAG
- the LOC106453588 gene encoding callose synthase 2-like isoform X1, with product MSQTAGKLGMVTLDSEVVPSSLVEIAPILRVANEVEASNPRVAYLCRFYAFEKACKLDPTSSGRGVPQFKTALLQRLEHENETTLAGRQQSDARDMQNFYQHYYKRYIQALVNSTNKDDRAQLRKEYQTSSVLLEVLKAVNQTEDVEVPDEVLEAHTKVEEKIQIDVPYNNLPHDPDSQNLAITRFPKIQATVTALCNTRGLPWPAGHEKKLDEDMLDWLQTMFGFQKDNVVNQRENLLLLLTNVHIRQFPRPEQQPKLDDRAVTIVMKKLFKTYKKWCKYLGRKSSLWMPVIQQEVQQRKLLYICLHLLIWGEAANLRFMPACLCYIYHHMAFELYGILAGSVSPMTGERIKPAYGGGPGGHEAFLQKVVTPIDKTVAKDAKRSRGGKLKHSERRHYDDFNEYFWSVRCFQLGWPMRDDADLFCQTAEELRKTYRCFSAFALRRLFSIQRWRRNDDINDTFDKILKMM from the exons ATGTCTCAAACTGCTGGTAAACTAGGAATGGTTACTCTGGACAGTGAAGTGGTGCCATCTTCACTTGTGGAGATTGCTCCGATCCTCCGTGTAGCCAATGAAGTAGAAGCAAGTAACCCTCGTGTTGCTTACTTAT GTCGGTTTTATGCGTTTGAGAAGGCATGCAAGCTTGATCCCACATCAAGTGGTCGTGGTGTTCCCCAGTTCAAGACTGCTCTTCTTCAGCGCTTAGAACAT GAGAACGAAACAACTCTCGCAGGAAGGCAGCAGAGCGACGCACGCGATATGCAAAATTTCTATCAACACTACTACAAGAGATACATCCAGGCTTTGGTCAACTCTACTAACAAAGACGACCG TGCTCAACTTAGAAAGGAATATCAAACTTCTTCTGTTCTTCTTGAAGTCTTGAAGGCTGTTAATCAGACTGAAGATGTGGAAGTGCCTGATGAG GTTCTAGAAGCCCACACAAAGGTTGAAGAAAAAATCCAAATCGACGTGCCTTACAACAATCTTCCCCATGACCCTGATAGTCAAAATCTGGCTATAACGAGATTTCCTAAG ATACAAGCCACAGTTACCGCACTTTGTAACACGAGGGGTCTACCATGGCCAGCAGGCCACGAGAAGAAACTCGATGAAGATATGCTAGACTGGCTTCAAACCATGTTTGGTTTTCAG AAAGATAATGTTGTTAATCAAAGAGAGAACTTGCTTTTGTTACTTACTAATGTACACATTCGACAGTTTCCGAGACCTGAACAACAGCCAAAg TTGGATGATCGCGCAGTAACTATAGTGATGAAGAAACTTTTCAAAACCTACAAAAAGTGGTGCAAATACTTGGGTCGGAAAAGCAGCCTCTG GATGCCGGTGATTCAACAAGAGGTTCAGCAGCGGAAACTGCTATATATATGTCTCCATCTTTTAATATGGGGAGAGGCTGCAAACCTAAGATTCATGCCAGCGTGCCTTTGCTATATATATCACCAT ATGGCTTTTGAATTGTACGGGATACTGGCTGGGAGTGTTAGTCCAATGACAGGGGAGCGAATAAAGCCGGCATATGGTGGTGGTCCTGGTGGACATGAAGCTTTCCTGCAGAAAGTAGTGACTCCTATAGACAAGACAGTAGCTAAG GACGCAAAGAGAAGCAGAGGAGGAAAGTTGAAGCATTCTGAGAGGAGACACTATGACGACTTTAATGAGTATTTTTG GTCAGTTCGGTGCTTTCAGCTAGGGTGGCCTATGCGAGATGATGCTGATTTATTTTGTCAGACAGCTGAGGAACTTCGAAAAACTTATAGATGCTTCTCTGCTTTTGCTCTTCGCCGTCTATTTTCTATCCAGCGATGGAGGAGGAATGATGACATCAACGACACAtttgataaaatattgaaaatgatGTAA
- the LOC106453588 gene encoding callose synthase 2-like isoform X2 — MSQTAGKLGMVTLDSEVVPSSLVEIAPILRVANEVEASNPRVAYLCRFYAFEKACKLDPTSSGRGVPQFKTALLQRLEHENETTLAGRQQSDARDMQNFYQHYYKRYIQALVNSTNKDDRAQLRKEYQTSSVLLEVLKAVNQTEDVEVPDEVLEAHTKVEEKIQIDVPYNNLPHDPDSQNLAITRFPKIQATVTALCNTRGLPWPAGHEKKLDEDMLDWLQTMFGFQKDNVVNQRENLLLLLTNVHIRQFPRPEQQPKLDDRAVTIVMKKLFKTYKKWCKYLGRKSSLWMPVIQQEVQQRKLLYICLHLLIWGEAANLRFMPACLCYIYHHRRACEFNSS; from the exons ATGTCTCAAACTGCTGGTAAACTAGGAATGGTTACTCTGGACAGTGAAGTGGTGCCATCTTCACTTGTGGAGATTGCTCCGATCCTCCGTGTAGCCAATGAAGTAGAAGCAAGTAACCCTCGTGTTGCTTACTTAT GTCGGTTTTATGCGTTTGAGAAGGCATGCAAGCTTGATCCCACATCAAGTGGTCGTGGTGTTCCCCAGTTCAAGACTGCTCTTCTTCAGCGCTTAGAACAT GAGAACGAAACAACTCTCGCAGGAAGGCAGCAGAGCGACGCACGCGATATGCAAAATTTCTATCAACACTACTACAAGAGATACATCCAGGCTTTGGTCAACTCTACTAACAAAGACGACCG TGCTCAACTTAGAAAGGAATATCAAACTTCTTCTGTTCTTCTTGAAGTCTTGAAGGCTGTTAATCAGACTGAAGATGTGGAAGTGCCTGATGAG GTTCTAGAAGCCCACACAAAGGTTGAAGAAAAAATCCAAATCGACGTGCCTTACAACAATCTTCCCCATGACCCTGATAGTCAAAATCTGGCTATAACGAGATTTCCTAAG ATACAAGCCACAGTTACCGCACTTTGTAACACGAGGGGTCTACCATGGCCAGCAGGCCACGAGAAGAAACTCGATGAAGATATGCTAGACTGGCTTCAAACCATGTTTGGTTTTCAG AAAGATAATGTTGTTAATCAAAGAGAGAACTTGCTTTTGTTACTTACTAATGTACACATTCGACAGTTTCCGAGACCTGAACAACAGCCAAAg TTGGATGATCGCGCAGTAACTATAGTGATGAAGAAACTTTTCAAAACCTACAAAAAGTGGTGCAAATACTTGGGTCGGAAAAGCAGCCTCTG GATGCCGGTGATTCAACAAGAGGTTCAGCAGCGGAAACTGCTATATATATGTCTCCATCTTTTAATATGGGGAGAGGCTGCAAACCTAAGATTCATGCCAGCGTGCCTTTGCTATATATATCACCAT AGACGAGCATGTGAGTTCAATTCTTCGTGA
- the LOC106453589 gene encoding uncharacterized protein LOC106453589: MASSPIVDIGDNVNRNNMGSLPEMMFAAGEEPVGVRVLTYQSSRAIKQIIKGLDEEEILSIRASSFGKIIDIVDKPSFSGRFARYMMSRQLKVKKKHEVCFRFAGQPIRFSLREFAIVTGLPCGTFPPKWKMKIKETITEKPYWPSLYGKVEVVTVASVIKMLRRRTVRDRETRIKFACLAILSSVLLPTSLNTKISREHAEAIEDLDDFYSFPWGRWAYEMLMNSIKERDEISLSQNTIAVKGFALALQLVLVEAVPSLTEVVQETCSSSESESADDVEEGSERSSKKQTLSPAHARNLDKKTEVYVKSIIDEDPSRPLDESTLGWSDDVEDVGVDNLVKLINEGYKFSASMFKGGATKSDVERMREDAKVRGKEKKSSKAPVKPTDVDGGNCEVAAVLMDMIKPDLDRIDGNVSSTMRAVDDMITKIGV; the protein is encoded by the exons ATGGCGTCGTCTCCCATAGTTGACATCGGAGATAACGTAAATCGAAATAATATGGGGTCGTTACCGGAAATGATGTTTGCTGCCGGAGAAGAGCCCGTCGGAGTCAGGGTTCTGACCTACCAATCATCTCGAGCgataaaacaaataatcaaagggcttgatgaagaagaaataCTCTCTATACGGGCATCGTCTTTTGGGAAGATAATCGACATTGTAGATAAGCCATCGTTTTCGGGAAGATTCGCGAGGTACATGATGTCAAGGCAGCTGAAGGTAAAGAAGAAGCACGAGGTGTGCTTTAGGTTTGCCGGACAGCCAATTAGGTTCTCGCTGAGGGAGTTTGCTATAGTAACTGGGCTTCCATGTGGTACATTTCCACCTAAATGGAAGATGAAGATTAAAGAGACTATTACCGAGAAGCCATACTGGCCGTCGTTGTATGGGAAAGTGGAGGTTGTGACTGTAGCTTCCGTAATCAAGATGCTCCGCCGAAGAACAGTAAGGGATAGAGAAACCCGGATTAAGTTTGCATGTCTGGCTATTCTCTCTTCTGTCCTGCTACCCACAAGCCTGAATACGAAGATCTCCAGAGAGCATGCTGAGGCCATTGAGGATCTGGATGACTTCTATTCATTCCCGTGGGGGAGATGGGCGTACGAGATGCTGATGAATAGTATAAAAGAAAGAGATGAGATCTCACTGTCGCAAAATACTATTGCCGTGAAGGGCTTCGCTCTAGCTCTTCAGCTAGTACTGGTAGAAGCTGTACCCTCTTTAACAGAAGTAGTCCAAGAAACATGTTCTTCTTCAGAATCAGAAAGCGCGGACGATGTTGAGGAAGGGTCTGAAAGGTCATCAAAAAAGCAAACGCTAAGCCCTGCTCACGCCCGTAACCTCGACAAGAAAACTGAG GTGTATGTGAAGAGCATAATTGATGAAGATCCAAGCCGACCATTGGATGAGAGTACGCTCGGGTGGTCTGATGATGTGGAAGATGTTGGGGTTGACAATCTAGTGAAGCTTATAAATGAAGGCTATAAGTTTAGTGCCTCTATGTTTAAAGGTGGAGCCACAAAGTCTGATGTGGAGAGGATGAGAGAGGATGCAAAAGTACGAGGTAAAGAGAAGAAAAGTAGCAAAGCACCAGTGAAACCAACCGATGTAGATGGAGGAAATTGTGAAGTTGCTGCTGTTTTGATGGATATGATAAAGCCGGATCTGGATAGGATTGATGGGAATGTGTCATCTACAATGAGAGCCGTTGATGATATGATCACAAAGATAGGAGTGTAG
- the LOC106453590 gene encoding uncharacterized protein LOC106453590, which yields MQGDHNVRISYWKAWRSRQIALDFAKGSSGASFNLIPDYLKQLVQANPGTKTALHTEFEDGVGQRFKYLFISIGACIVGYRYLRKVVIVDGSHLRGKYAGCLLSACAQDGNYQVYPLANAIVDGENDKAWEWFLENLLEVVPQSEDLVFVSDCHSSIYYAIAKVYPLARHCACVLHLQRNIKTHFKNKHLGYMVGKAARAYKRYNIMTSNVAESWNAVLREAREFPIKPLVEFIRDKLMQWFSTRRATTCISFDTLTPRVAEIVAANFDLGGWIWRDKSVFGKVRVESLVSHFYTLENLLVAYDMDILPVTDSAPPPVPLEIHTDDVVTDANVELIPPTTRRPPGRPTKSRILSRGEIRMKPHRKKHICSRCKASGHNKATCKMPI from the exons ATGCAAGGTGACCACAATGTCCGTATTTCATATTGGAAAGCTTGGAGATCTAGACAAATTGCTCTGGACTTTGCTAAAGGATCTTCTGGCGCTTCTTTCAACCTGATTCCAGACTATCTTAAGCAATTGGTTCAAGCAAATCCAGGGACGAAGACAGCTTTACATACGGAATTTGAGGATGGAGTTGGCCAAAGATTCAAGTACTTGTTCATTTCGATTGGAGCATGCATTGTAGGGTATAGGTATCTAAGGAAAGTTGTAATCGTTGACGGATCACATCTCCGGGGAAAATACGCTGGATGCCTTTTGTCCGCTTGCGCTCAAGATGGAAACTACCAAGTTTATCCATTAGCTAATGCAATCGTCGATGGCGAGAACGACAAGGCATGGGAGTGGTTCCTTGAAAACTTATTGGAGGTCGTACCACAGTCTGAGGATTTGGTATTTGTCTCGGATTGCCACTCTTCGATTTATTACGCAATAGCGAAG GTCTATCCGCTTGCTAGGCATTGCGCCTGTGTGTTGCATCtgcaaagaaacataaagactCATTTCAAGAACAAGCACCTAGGTTACATGGTTGGAAAAGCGGCTAGGGCTTACAAG AGATACAACATCATGACCAGCAATGTTGCTGAATCATGGAACGCTGTCCTACGCGAAGCTCGCGAGTTCCCTATCAAACCACTCGTTGAATTTATCAGAGACAAGCTAATGCAGTGGTTCTCTACTAGAAGAGCTACAACTTGCATTTCATTCGACACCCTTACTCCGCGTGTTGCAGAGATAGTAGCTGCTAATTTTGACCTCGGGGGGTGGATATGGCGTGACAAAT CTGTTTTTGGTAAAGTTAGAGTTGAAAGCCTTGTCTCTCATTTTTACACTCTAGAGAATCTACTGGTTGCTTATGATATGGACATACTACCGGTTACGGATTCAGCTCCCCCTCCAGTGCCTCTCGAGATCCATACTGATGATGTTGTTACTGATGCTAATGTCGAGTTAATTCCGCCAACTACTAGACGCCCTCCTGGTCGTCCAACGAAATCCAGAATCCTCTCTCGTGGAGAAATCAGG ATGAAGCCACATAGGAAGAAACACATATGCAGCCGCTGTAAGGCAAGTGGTCACAACAAGGCTACTTGCAAGATGCCAATATAA
- the LOC125608527 gene encoding uncharacterized protein LOC125608527 — MANCNSSSSTSAVSMRQSHGPPCHCGRVTNMLMSWTDANPERRFYKCEEHGFVIWADDEKPGAETVSDVVDHEIFQEELLKREKMLRQMFAMSWGGFILMTGTIIYMLKN, encoded by the exons ATGGCAAACTGTAACTCATCTTCGTCAACTTCTGCTGTTTCGATGCGTCAGTCTCATGGTCCGCCGTGTCATTGCGGAAGAGTTACTAATATGCTGATGTCATGGACTGATGCGAATCCTGAAAGACGATTTTACAAGTGTGAAGAACATGGATTTGTAATCTGGGCAGACGATGAGAAGCCAGGAG CTGAAACTGTATCTGATGTTGTTGATCACGAGATCTTCCAAGAAGAGCTTCTAAAGCGTGAAAAAATGCTTAGACAAATGTTTGCAATGTCCTGGGGTGGTTTTATTCTGATGACTGGTACAATAATCTACATGCTCAAGAACTAG
- the LOC125609383 gene encoding uncharacterized protein LOC125609383 — MGRDHDGIPPVPLHLCVFVLILLMFVTISWYASYEPVIEGFTDQLKLALMASPLLLLLAVHFLSNGEGGGMVTSLLPLNERESLYRAGGTPWGVAFMLVFLFFMVSYQSQFQERWFPLR, encoded by the coding sequence ATGGGAAGAGATCACGACGGAATCCCTCCAGTTCCACTACACCTCTGCGTCTTCGTCCTCATCCTCTTAATGTTCGTAACTATTTCATGGTATGCGAGCTACGAACCAGTTATAGAAGGTTTTACGGACCAGCTCAAGCTTGCTCTCATGGCTTCTCCTCTGCTTTTGCTCTTGGCCGTTCATTTTCTATCCAACGGTGAAGGAGGAGGGATGGTGACGTCATTATTACCTCTGAACGAAAGAGAGTCTTTGTATAGAGCTGGAGGAACGCCATGGGGAGTGGCCTTCATGctcgtcttcctcttcttcatggTTTCGTATCAATCTCAGTTTCAAGAACGTTGGTTTCCCCTAAGATGA
- the LOC125608528 gene encoding uncharacterized protein LOC125608528, whose amino-acid sequence MAYYLTDGIYPNWATFIQSIKLPQGPKAELFAERQESTRKDVERAFGVLQSRFAIVKNPALLWDKEKIGKIMRTCVILHNMIVEDERHGYIQIDTSEFESGESSRSSKVKSRESVNVPMLTIRNQIRDPHLHERLKADLVENVWEKFGNHDE is encoded by the coding sequence atGGCCTACTATCTTACCGACGGAATTTATCCTAATTgggcaacatttatccaatccatcaAACTCCCTCAAGGTCCAAAAGCAGAGTTATTTGCGGAACGTCAAGAATCcaccagaaaagatgtcgaacgggcttttggagtattgcaatcgAGGTTTGCAATTGTTAAGAACCCAGCTCTACTATGGGACAAGGAGAAGATAGGAAAGATAATGAGAacttgtgtcatattgcacaatatgatagtggAGGACGAGCGACACGGATACATTCAAATTGATACATCTGAGTTCGAGTCTGGAGAGTCTAGTCGAAGTTCGAAGGTGAAAAGTAGAGAAAGTGTCAATGTCCCTATGCTTACCATTCGCAATCAAATTCGAGATCCACATTTACATGAgcgtttgaaagctgatttagttgaaaatgtTTGGGAAAAATTTGGTAATCATGATGAATAA